The following is a genomic window from Dermacentor variabilis isolate Ectoservices chromosome 11, ASM5094787v1, whole genome shotgun sequence.
TAACACTATCAAACATGATTTGTGGCAAAAGTCAAGTTATCTAAGAATTGCAGCTTATTATGAGCAGGTGTCCCATACCCCCTTTTCATGCATCCATTGCATGTGCACGGAAATACGACGAGAAGCACAAGTCACATTCATCGTGTAAAATGAGCGAGCAACATCATGCCAGTGGTGGAATGGCGACTTCGGTTGTCATATAAGAGTACAGAGTGGAAGTTTGGCACTATATTCAGAGCCAGTTTGCGCGACTTGTGCGTAACTTCTGCTATAATCGCCTACAGAGCATTCTTGCTCTCTGCCAACAGATATGGGCTGATGAAACCAAGCACTTGCTTCAAATCAACCAGTGAAAAGCACTTTTTAAAGATTTCACTGCACAGCATAGAAAACACAGGACTAATGCACAGACCAAATGGCACACGACATTGACCGTCAAGTTTTATTCAGTGTAGCATATTAAAGCCTTTACAAGTAGAGCTGTGCAACAATAATTTGAACTCAAGTTATCACATTTTGATCAACGAATCTGAACTTCTAGTTGTGGAATGTTGCTTTGATTAGTAAGCTGTACCAAAATGGCACTCAGATGGCGTTGCGATTTTGTATCTGCCAAGTTGAAGGGCAGCATGCATAGGCATTTTCAACTTCAACAGCTCAGTCTGTTGGTCCGTTCCTTGCTGGTGAGTAAGCAAAGTGGGTGTGTTAATGCCCAATGTCTGCCTGTGGTCCCAACCAATTAAAGCATTAATATGAAATTAACAGATATACAAGATACTGTTACCAGAGCATAAAACTTGTTGAAATTAAGCAATGTGCATCATTTCCTCTGCCTCACGCTTTCCACGCTGTAAAGTTAATTATGCCATATCAGCAAGCCCAGTATCTACGCTCCTTCACAATAATTTTACTGTTAGTGCTCAAAAGAATGTATGCAATTGTTTTTATCCCCAATATACTCCTGCTTGAAACAAGTGTTAGAATTCACACCTTACCGCCTTATAAAGCAGGAGAAACAATTAGTGTTGTGGTCAAGTAGTTAAAACACCATAAGTACGTGTTGAACTTTCATGCCATAATGATTAGGCAAGAAGGTCCTGTTTTTCCCCTCATTAAATAGCACCATGAGAAAGAACAAAATGCTATCCAGCTGCTAAATTTACAGCCTTAGCTTTTTCATGTGTTACACGGTAGTGTCTGTAGTGATAGGTGAGTAAGCACAGACACACAATCAGAAGACAGATGGGAACAAACATTGCTCACCACTTGCTCCCATTCATCTTTATTCAGCGTGCACGTATGACCTAGCTGGCTAATTAGGATAGTTGATGAAATTGTGCACTGATAGTTCATCCGGTTGACAAGCACTGTAAAAGCAGGACATTTAAGGGACTAGTTCCTAACCTTTCCAGTGGTAAGAGTGGACAATGTAAGAGCGACACTTTATTATTTACAAGTATGGGCTGTGGCATAAGTTAAGGCAGTCCCTTCATACTCATTTTCAACCCTTTTGCTGAGCGCCTAGCCTTCCTCCGATCGACCATGTGCGCCCTCACTTTCTCTTCCCTGTCTTGCTCAACTTTCGTTTTTCTCAACGCAAATGTCATCATCTTATTCCCACTGGCACCCACTTCTGCACCTGTGCTATTCTTGTCCAATCTCTGAGCAAGCGTCAGCTTCTGTGCTGCCTTCTGCTGCTTTTTCACTATGTCTACATTTTCACTTTTTCCATAAATTACGCCGTGGAACTCAACACCACTCTTCAGTTCGTACATTTTAGGACCTTCTGCTGTCGATTTTGCTTCATGCTTTATCATCCGGTGTTGTTTCTTGACTTCTCTCGTCCATGTTCTGTCATCATCTGAGCTCTCCTCTTCACTTGAGCTGCCATTCTGTTCGACTGGATTGAGCAAGTCCATGATGCTATTGCCTTGCACCTCGGCTTCATccacttttttcttttgccgTTTGTCCAGACTCTTCACGAGTGGATTCAACAATCTGTATTCTTCACTGGCAGGGTCAACCTCAAAGTCTGGGTTTTCAAATATTGCTTTAAATCGCGTGTCCTCCAAGAGGGCCGTTTTTGGAGCCTTTTTATCCTTCCTTGAAGCTACCATAACCTCGGCTACAGCTGCTTCTTGAAGTTTCTTTGCCAGTTCCCTGTTGACTGTTGGCAACTTGAGCTTGCTCTCAACACGGTTCTTCCTTGCAGCTTCAACTGTGTCTCTGATTTTCTTCTTTCGGTACTCATCGTATGCAAAAGGTTGCACCAGTGCTTTTGCCTTGTGGTAAAGCCTCATGTCTAGGAAGTAGCCATGCATGTATGCTCGGAGAAGGTTTGTGCCCACAAGGTGGCCCAAGCCAAGATTCTCTAGCTCCCTCTGTGTGACAAACTTGTAATCATCATACACAGTGTCCTGATGCGTCTCCTCCAGCTCCTCTGTCAGGTTGTCCAGGAAGGAGCACCAGCGTGGCGCAGGGCCTAGGCTCGGGATGTAGTATGACAGCACCTTTTTGTCTTCATTTGCCAGAAAGAACAACCCAGAGCTTCCTACAAGGCACAGGTCGTTCAAGTCGACGCCTGGAGTGACTGAGCTGAATGCCTTTCCCGAAGACCGGTCCCACAACTTAAGCACCTTCGAGTCCATGCTCATCACAACGTCGGCGCCGGAGTGGAAGGCGATCTTCTTGACGGGCAAGCCGTACAGGTGGTCCTTCACG
Proteins encoded in this region:
- the l(2)34Fd gene encoding nucleolar protein 10 lethal (2) 34Fd; protein product: MQVSSTNDVKIYNLSAGRSLPEWLSDRKKRMLAKKNAEIRHRIELIQDFEMPIVSTNVAISRDGQYVMATGTYKPRVRCYEVSQLSMKFERCFDSDVVTFDILSDDYTKMVFLHCDRYVEFHAAYGRYHRIRIPKFGRDMTYLPAACELYFGCDGPEVYRLNLDQGRFMNPIMTEAVAVNVCRVNSYHNLVCLGTQEGKVEAFDPRSRSRVGTLECALNSVTLDTEVEGMPSVTALTFKDALTLGVGTATGQILLFDIRSDKPLLVKDHLYGLPVKKIAFHSGADVVMSMDSKVLKLWDRSSGKAFSSVTPGVDLNDLCLVGSSGLFFLANEDKKVLSYYIPSLGPAPRWCSFLDNLTEELEETHQDTVYDDYKFVTQRELENLGLGHLVGTNLLRAYMHGYFLDMRLYHKAKALVQPFAYDEYRKKKIRDTVEAARKNRVESKLKLPTVNRELAKKLQEAAVAEVMVASRKDKKAPKTALLEDTRFKAIFENPDFEVDPASEEYRLLNPLVKSLDKRQKKKVDEAEVQGNSIMDLLNPVEQNGSSSEEESSDDDRTWTREVKKQHRMIKHEAKSTAEGPKMYELKSGVEFHGVIYGKSENVDIVKKQQKAAQKLTLAQRLDKNSTGAEVGASGNKMMTFALRKTKVEQDREEKVRAHMVDRRKARRSAKGLKMSMKGLP